From a single Actinomycetes bacterium genomic region:
- a CDS encoding UvrB/UvrC motif-containing protein, whose amino-acid sequence MLCDFCGINKANVHLIKIIDNEIEKINLCSECAQQISMGSEQDILEGLADILVKMFAQGKKDTNRKPFRALKESPEVDTKCSNCGIDLSTIKKTGKVGCAQCYKEFSEIFLPLLEAIHGSIEYRGKIPLNSSFTYKVEKKIKDLKSKLDEAVIIENFEEAAKLRDMIKRLQKRLYVKSKK is encoded by the coding sequence ATGTTATGTGACTTCTGCGGTATCAATAAAGCCAATGTTCATTTAATAAAAATCATTGACAATGAAATAGAAAAAATCAATCTCTGTTCCGAATGCGCCCAGCAGATATCAATGGGCTCGGAACAGGATATTTTAGAAGGTCTGGCAGATATACTGGTCAAAATGTTTGCCCAGGGCAAAAAGGATACAAACCGTAAGCCGTTCCGGGCTTTAAAAGAAAGTCCTGAAGTGGATACGAAGTGTAGTAATTGCGGTATTGATCTTTCCACTATAAAGAAAACGGGTAAAGTAGGATGTGCCCAGTGCTATAAAGAATTCAGCGAAATATTTCTGCCTCTGTTAGAAGCTATTCACGGCAGCATAGAATACAGGGGTAAAATACCTTTAAATTCCAGCTTTACCTATAAAGTGGAAAAGAAAATCAAGGACCTGAAATCAAAGCTTGATGAAGCAGTAATTATAGAGAATTTCGAAGAAGCTGCCAAGCTCAGGGATATGATAAAAAGGCTGCAAAAAAGACTCTATGTAAAGAGTAAAAAATGA
- the lysS gene encoding lysine--tRNA ligase has protein sequence MSNNNKSQEQYLLETEQPLSEPLQLKLEQIKKLKQKGEILYSNDFRPSAVIGDLKEQYSGLEQGEKTEEEFQVAGRITGFRKHGKATFADIKDSRDKLQLYLSLKVVGDEGYEKFNQLDIGDWIGVSGHLFKTRTGELSLNVNQFKLLSKSIRILPEKWHGLKDKELRYRQRYLDFLVNPEVKEVFVKRIRIIEKIREFLNNKGFLEVETPMLQTIPGGATARPFVTHHNALDIDLYLRIAPELYLKRLIVGGFEKVYEINRNFRNEGISYKHNPEFTMLEFYQVFSNYRELAALTENLIKFVASEALRSLEISYRGKDISLDGEWKKISMIDAISEIGNIEVSFDMDRDQLAKIAEKQGQEVPSFFGKGKIINLIFEAVVEPRLVQPTFIMDFPIEISPLAKKHPGNPELVERFELFIGGEEIANAFTELTDPAEQLSRFLKQARSSDEEERLGGKVDKDFIKALEYGMPPTGGEGIGIDRLAMVLTGSESIKDVLLFPLMKPESE, from the coding sequence ATGAGCAATAACAACAAATCCCAGGAGCAATATTTGCTGGAAACCGAACAGCCTTTAAGCGAGCCTTTACAGTTAAAATTAGAACAGATAAAAAAACTAAAGCAAAAAGGCGAGATTCTTTACAGTAATGATTTTAGGCCCAGTGCTGTTATTGGGGATCTAAAAGAACAATATTCAGGTCTGGAACAGGGAGAAAAAACCGAAGAGGAATTTCAGGTAGCCGGCAGGATTACCGGGTTTAGAAAACACGGTAAGGCTACTTTTGCCGATATTAAAGATTCCCGGGATAAACTGCAGCTGTATCTGAGCTTGAAGGTAGTGGGTGATGAAGGGTATGAGAAGTTTAATCAGCTGGACATAGGAGACTGGATAGGGGTAAGCGGTCATCTTTTTAAAACCAGAACCGGAGAGCTGTCTCTAAATGTAAATCAGTTTAAGCTGCTGTCCAAATCTATAAGGATTTTACCGGAGAAATGGCATGGCTTGAAAGATAAAGAGTTAAGGTACAGGCAAAGATACCTTGATTTCCTGGTTAACCCTGAAGTAAAAGAAGTTTTTGTAAAGAGGATACGTATTATAGAAAAAATAAGGGAGTTTTTAAATAATAAGGGTTTTCTGGAAGTAGAAACACCCATGTTGCAGACTATTCCGGGAGGTGCTACTGCCAGGCCCTTTGTAACCCACCATAATGCATTGGATATTGATCTTTATTTAAGGATAGCGCCGGAACTTTATTTAAAACGGCTCATAGTGGGCGGTTTCGAAAAGGTTTATGAGATAAACAGGAATTTTAGAAACGAAGGAATATCCTATAAGCATAATCCCGAGTTTACCATGCTGGAATTTTACCAGGTATTCTCAAATTACAGAGAGCTTGCTGCTCTTACCGAAAACCTGATAAAATTTGTAGCCAGTGAGGCACTGAGAAGTTTGGAGATAAGCTACCGGGGCAAAGATATAAGCCTGGATGGTGAATGGAAGAAGATAAGCATGATAGACGCCATATCAGAGATAGGTAATATTGAAGTAAGTTTTGACATGGACAGGGACCAGCTGGCAAAAATTGCAGAGAAACAGGGGCAAGAGGTACCTTCGTTTTTTGGGAAGGGCAAAATTATAAACCTGATATTTGAAGCTGTGGTGGAGCCCAGGCTGGTACAGCCAACCTTTATTATGGATTTTCCCATAGAGATATCGCCCCTGGCTAAAAAACATCCCGGCAACCCGGAGCTGGTAGAAAGGTTTGAATTATTTATAGGGGGAGAAGAAATAGCCAATGCTTTTACCGAGCTTACCGATCCTGCCGAGCAGCTGTCCCGGTTTTTGAAACAGGCCCGGAGCAGTGATGAGGAAGAAAGGCTGGGCGGCAAGGTGGATAAGGACTTTATAAAGGCTTTGGAATACGGGATGCCTCCTACCGGCGGTGAAGGAATAGGGATTGACCGGCTGGCCATGGTGCTTACTGGTTCAGAGTCTATTAAAGATGTATTGCTGTTCCCCCTGATGAAGCCGGAATCCGAATAG